In one Streptomyces sp. NBC_01288 genomic region, the following are encoded:
- a CDS encoding polyribonucleotide nucleotidyltransferase produces MENETHYAEAVIDNGTFGTRTIRFETGRLARQAAGSAVAYLDDDTMVLSATTASKKPKDNLDFFPLTVDVEERMYAAGKIPGSFFRREGRPSEDAILTCRLIDRPLRPSFKKGLRNEIQVVATIMALNPDHLYDVVAINAASASTQLAGLPFSGPIGGVRVALINGQWVAFPTHTELEDAVFDMVVAGRVLEDGDVAIMMVEAEATEKTIQLIAGGAEAPTEEVVASGLDAAKPFIKVLCKAQADLAAKAAKPTGEFPVFLDYQDDVLEALTAAVKSELSQALTIAGKQEREAELDRIKEIAAEKLLPQFEGREKEISGAYRSLTKSLVRERVIKDKVRIDGRGVTDIRTLAAEVEAIPRVHGSALFERGETQILGVTTLNMLRMEQQLDTLSPVTRKRYMHNYNFPPYSVGETGRVGSPKRREIGHGALAERAIVPVLPTREEFPYAIRQVSEALGSNGSTSMGSVCASTMSLLNAGVPLKAPVAGIAMGLISQEINGETHYVALTDILGAEDAFGDMDFKVAGTKEFVTALQLDTKLDGIPASVLAAALKQARDARLHILDVMMEAIDTPDEMSPNAPRIITVKIPVDKIGEVIGPKGKMINQIQEDTGADITIEDDGTIYIGAAQGSQAEAARAVINGIANPTMPEVGERYLGTVVKTTTFGAFVSLLPGKDGLLHISQIRKLAGGKRVENVEDVVGVGQKVQVEIAEIDSRGKLSLIPVIEGEENAEDDKKDDDDK; encoded by the coding sequence GTGGAGAACGAGACCCACTACGCCGAGGCCGTCATTGACAACGGCACTTTCGGCACCCGCACCATCCGCTTCGAGACGGGCAGGCTGGCCAGGCAGGCCGCCGGCTCCGCCGTGGCGTACTTGGACGACGACACCATGGTGTTGTCGGCCACCACCGCCTCCAAGAAGCCCAAGGACAATCTCGACTTCTTCCCCCTCACGGTGGACGTCGAGGAGCGGATGTACGCCGCCGGCAAGATCCCCGGCAGCTTCTTCCGCCGCGAGGGCCGTCCCTCCGAGGACGCCATCCTCACCTGCCGCCTGATCGACCGCCCGCTGCGCCCGTCCTTCAAGAAGGGCCTGCGCAACGAGATCCAGGTCGTCGCCACGATCATGGCCCTCAACCCCGACCACCTGTACGACGTCGTGGCGATCAACGCCGCCTCCGCGTCCACGCAGCTGGCCGGTCTGCCCTTCTCCGGCCCGATCGGCGGCGTCCGCGTCGCGCTGATCAACGGCCAGTGGGTCGCGTTCCCGACGCACACCGAGCTTGAGGACGCCGTCTTCGACATGGTCGTCGCCGGCCGCGTCCTGGAGGACGGCGACGTCGCGATCATGATGGTCGAGGCCGAGGCAACCGAGAAGACCATCCAGCTGATCGCGGGCGGCGCCGAGGCGCCGACCGAGGAGGTCGTCGCCTCCGGTCTGGACGCCGCGAAGCCCTTCATCAAGGTGCTCTGCAAGGCCCAGGCCGACCTCGCCGCGAAGGCCGCCAAGCCGACCGGCGAGTTCCCGGTCTTCCTCGACTACCAGGACGACGTCCTGGAGGCCCTGACCGCCGCGGTCAAGAGCGAGCTCTCCCAGGCGCTCACCATCGCCGGCAAGCAGGAGCGCGAGGCCGAGCTGGACCGCATCAAGGAGATCGCCGCCGAGAAGCTGCTCCCGCAGTTCGAGGGTCGCGAGAAGGAGATCTCCGGTGCCTACCGCTCGCTGACCAAGTCCCTGGTGCGCGAGCGCGTCATCAAGGACAAGGTCCGCATCGACGGCCGCGGCGTCACGGACATCCGTACGCTCGCCGCCGAGGTCGAGGCCATCCCGCGCGTGCACGGATCCGCGCTGTTCGAGCGTGGCGAGACCCAGATCCTGGGCGTCACCACCCTCAACATGCTCCGCATGGAGCAGCAGCTGGACACCCTCTCCCCGGTGACCCGCAAGCGCTACATGCACAACTACAACTTCCCGCCGTACTCCGTCGGCGAGACCGGCCGCGTCGGCTCCCCGAAGCGCCGCGAGATCGGCCACGGCGCGCTCGCCGAGCGCGCGATCGTGCCGGTCCTCCCGACGCGCGAGGAGTTCCCCTACGCGATCCGTCAGGTCTCCGAGGCCCTCGGCTCGAACGGCTCGACGTCCATGGGCTCGGTCTGCGCCTCCACCATGTCGCTGCTGAACGCCGGTGTGCCCCTCAAGGCCCCCGTCGCCGGTATCGCCATGGGCCTGATCTCCCAGGAGATCAACGGCGAGACGCACTACGTCGCCCTCACCGACATCCTCGGTGCGGAGGACGCCTTCGGCGACATGGACTTCAAGGTCGCCGGCACCAAGGAGTTCGTCACCGCCCTCCAGCTCGACACCAAGCTGGACGGCATCCCCGCCTCCGTCCTGGCCGCCGCCCTCAAGCAGGCCCGTGACGCCCGCCTCCACATCCTCGACGTGATGATGGAAGCGATCGACACGCCGGACGAGATGTCCCCGAACGCCCCGCGGATCATCACCGTCAAGATCCCCGTGGACAAGATCGGCGAGGTCATCGGCCCGAAGGGCAAGATGATCAACCAGATCCAGGAGGACACCGGCGCCGACATCACGATCGAGGACGACGGCACCATCTACATCGGTGCCGCGCAGGGCTCGCAGGCCGAGGCCGCTCGCGCAGTGATCAACGGCATCGCCAACCCGACCATGCCGGAGGTCGGCGAGCGCTACCTGGGTACGGTCGTCAAGACCACCACCTTCGGCGCGTTCGTGTCGCTGCTCCCGGGCAAGGACGGTCTGCTGCACATCTCGCAGATCCGCAAGCTCGCCGGTGGCAAGCGCGTGGAGAACGTCGAGGACGTGGTCGGCGTGGGCCAGAAGGTCCAGGTCGAGATCGC
- the rpsO gene encoding 30S ribosomal protein S15 translates to MSLDAATKKQLITEFGQKEGDTGSPEVQVAMLSRRISDLTEHLKTHKHDHHSRRGLLILVGQRRRLLQYLAKKDIQRFRALVDRLGIRRGAAGAK, encoded by the coding sequence GTGTCGCTCGACGCCGCTACGAAGAAGCAGCTCATCACCGAGTTCGGTCAGAAGGAGGGCGACACCGGCTCCCCCGAGGTCCAGGTCGCCATGCTCTCGCGCCGTATCTCGGACCTGACCGAGCACCTCAAGACCCACAAGCACGACCACCACTCCCGTCGTGGTCTGCTGATCCTGGTCGGTCAGCGCCGCCGGCTGCTCCAGTACCTGGCCAAGAAGGACATCCAGCGCTTCCGTGCGCTGGTGGACCGCCTGGGCATCCGCCGCGGTGCGGCGGGCGCCAAGTAA
- a CDS encoding DUF397 domain-containing protein, whose amino-acid sequence MAETEQEIKARKERERDELYALDISGVEWRSAPGTEDHEERVEIADLPDGAVAMRSSLDPDTVLRYTEAEWTAFVLGARDGEFDLEPAPEEQQQ is encoded by the coding sequence ATGGCGGAGACGGAGCAGGAGATCAAGGCACGCAAGGAGCGGGAGCGGGACGAGCTGTACGCCCTCGACATCTCGGGTGTCGAGTGGCGCAGCGCGCCGGGCACGGAGGACCACGAGGAGCGCGTCGAGATCGCCGACCTGCCCGACGGCGCGGTGGCCATGCGCTCGTCGCTCGACCCGGACACCGTGCTGCGGTACACGGAGGCGGAGTGGACCGCCTTCGTGCTGGGCGCGCGGGACGGGGAGTTCGATCTGGAGCCGGCTCCGGAGGAGCAGCAGCAGTAG
- a CDS encoding outer membrane protein assembly factor BamB family protein yields MSFGPPPSQYTHSVLTQNDQHKKRRRNRLLGLLAVVLVAAAGTAGLLAVRGDDKTRATTDNAPAASPGRLDVRDTVEKKPATTTGDMAFRFSTDDAVAGEHTEMPGTWATDKILAKGINQTLVGFRTGTDATPGDEVWKLRLAGPICGYTRRVTGEDRTAVVFRDGKDKASLCNHVAFFDLDDGKRIWEHEFPVSTIGDEPGTPTDGATQDTPSVTLTHATVAVTWGGGTDAYDMDSGERTWRTTESGSCQDMGAAGGRALLVRLECWDDSTTAASWQTITYKVRKVDPGTGKEKWTYAGTKGLRDLELPSSDPPVVAISAGETGFTELLSLDDRGTVRATIGLTSGNYVGDCSDAVDYLVVDDCQTIAVGLGQVFVRSKEAGAPHTSNWVIGFDLATGRTTEKFESGPNSLLYPLRVSGGRLLALRMSDDRISPSALVGLDPKTGKETPYLYFGVPSDADTLTTLDANDIVVQDGRLYFAAHAADGPSSGKAWIWLVLGIGSSATKQ; encoded by the coding sequence GTGAGCTTCGGCCCACCCCCCTCCCAATACACCCACTCCGTCCTCACCCAGAACGACCAGCACAAGAAGCGCCGCCGGAACAGACTGCTCGGGCTGCTCGCGGTCGTCCTCGTGGCCGCCGCGGGCACGGCCGGCCTGCTGGCGGTCAGGGGCGACGACAAGACGAGGGCGACGACCGACAACGCCCCCGCGGCGAGCCCGGGACGCCTCGACGTCCGGGACACGGTCGAGAAGAAGCCCGCCACCACCACCGGCGACATGGCCTTCCGCTTCTCGACCGACGACGCGGTCGCCGGCGAGCACACCGAGATGCCCGGTACCTGGGCCACCGACAAGATCCTCGCCAAAGGCATCAACCAGACCCTGGTCGGCTTCAGGACGGGCACCGACGCCACTCCGGGCGACGAGGTGTGGAAACTCCGCCTGGCCGGCCCGATCTGCGGCTACACCCGCCGTGTGACCGGCGAGGACCGTACGGCCGTGGTCTTCAGGGACGGCAAGGACAAGGCGTCCCTCTGCAACCACGTCGCCTTCTTCGACCTCGACGACGGCAAGCGGATCTGGGAGCACGAGTTCCCCGTCTCCACGATCGGCGACGAACCGGGCACCCCGACGGACGGCGCCACCCAGGACACCCCGAGCGTCACCCTGACCCACGCCACCGTGGCCGTCACCTGGGGCGGCGGCACGGACGCGTACGACATGGACTCGGGCGAGCGGACCTGGCGTACGACGGAGTCCGGCTCGTGCCAGGACATGGGGGCCGCGGGCGGACGCGCCCTGCTGGTCCGTCTTGAGTGCTGGGACGACAGCACGACCGCCGCCTCCTGGCAGACGATCACCTACAAGGTGCGCAAGGTCGACCCCGGCACCGGCAAGGAGAAGTGGACGTACGCCGGGACCAAGGGCCTGCGGGATCTCGAACTGCCGTCGAGCGATCCGCCCGTCGTGGCGATCTCGGCGGGGGAGACGGGCTTCACCGAGCTGCTCTCCCTGGACGACCGGGGCACGGTGCGCGCCACGATCGGCCTGACCAGCGGCAACTACGTCGGCGACTGCTCCGACGCGGTCGACTACCTGGTCGTCGACGACTGCCAGACGATCGCCGTCGGCCTCGGCCAGGTCTTCGTCCGGAGCAAGGAGGCGGGCGCCCCGCACACCTCGAACTGGGTCATCGGCTTCGACCTGGCGACCGGGAGGACGACGGAGAAGTTCGAGTCCGGGCCCAACTCCCTGCTGTACCCGCTGCGCGTGAGCGGCGGCCGGCTCCTCGCGCTGCGGATGAGCGACGACCGTATCTCGCCGTCGGCACTCGTCGGCCTCGACCCGAAGACCGGCAAGGAGACCCCGTACCTCTACTTCGGGGTGCCGTCGGACGCCGACACCCTCACGACCCTGGACGCGAACGACATCGTCGTCCAGGACGGCCGGCTGTACTTCGCGGCCCACGCGGCGGACGGCCCCAGCAGCGGCAAGGCGTGGATCTGGCTGGTCCTGGGCATCGGGAGCAGCGCCACGAAGCAGTGA
- the eccD gene encoding type VII secretion integral membrane protein EccD, protein MSITASAAGGPGTGAPVGTGPGLGFCRVTIVAPDSRIDVALPDDIPVADIYPEILRLSRQSPAEGAPVGYHLVRRDGTVLDSSRTFAGQRILDGELLTLRPFSESLPPAVFDDVSEAVSAAVTREHTLWDGELTRAAGLVGGGVLPALLAFVAWTADPRHDMNSLPGILAAVVGVLLVVLACVRARVYDDRSSAIALGLGALTDIGVAGSGLLPLTDGQGIGKLQFLLACAAVLVAAVVLTLCSPGGDAPFVALVFASAVGLIVAFIAIRAHWTPSEIAALCAPVAVGALAFLPGLSMRFARLPIGFDPPNTAPRSAYGAEPAVQEAVDTERVAAQARRGHELLVGLVGGCAVTAVGASAVLGFSDDVWAQLLALATGVALLMRAHLFRYTAQVAPVLAAGLGSLVLLGLGLALNPPYSLIHEALHGDRGGLDLRTVWLVAAIAAATALVTALGLIVPRSGLTPFWGRFLEIAEGFVLLTLVPLALAVFDVYATVRSLTS, encoded by the coding sequence GTGAGCATCACGGCCTCCGCGGCGGGCGGGCCCGGTACCGGAGCCCCTGTCGGCACCGGCCCGGGGCTCGGTTTCTGCCGGGTCACGATCGTCGCGCCCGACAGTCGCATCGACGTGGCACTGCCCGACGACATCCCGGTCGCCGACATCTATCCGGAGATCCTCAGGCTCTCCCGGCAGAGCCCGGCCGAGGGCGCCCCGGTCGGCTATCACCTGGTACGCCGGGACGGCACCGTCCTCGACAGCTCCCGCACGTTCGCCGGCCAGCGCATTCTCGACGGCGAACTCCTCACCCTGCGCCCCTTCTCCGAGTCGCTCCCGCCGGCCGTGTTCGACGACGTGTCCGAGGCGGTCTCGGCCGCGGTGACCCGCGAACACACGCTGTGGGACGGCGAGTTGACCCGTGCCGCCGGCCTCGTCGGCGGCGGTGTCCTGCCGGCCCTGCTCGCCTTCGTCGCCTGGACCGCCGACCCGCGCCACGACATGAACAGCCTGCCCGGCATCCTCGCCGCCGTCGTCGGCGTCCTGCTGGTCGTCCTGGCCTGCGTCCGCGCCCGGGTCTACGACGACCGGTCCTCGGCCATCGCACTGGGCCTCGGCGCCCTGACCGACATCGGGGTGGCCGGCTCGGGCCTCCTGCCGCTCACCGACGGCCAGGGGATCGGCAAACTCCAATTCCTCCTCGCGTGCGCGGCCGTACTGGTGGCCGCGGTCGTCCTCACCCTGTGCTCACCCGGCGGGGACGCGCCGTTCGTCGCCCTCGTCTTCGCGTCCGCGGTCGGCCTGATCGTCGCGTTCATCGCGATCCGGGCCCACTGGACACCGTCGGAGATCGCCGCCCTGTGCGCTCCGGTCGCGGTCGGCGCGCTGGCCTTCCTGCCGGGCCTCTCGATGCGCTTCGCCCGCCTGCCGATCGGCTTCGACCCCCCGAACACCGCCCCGCGCAGCGCGTACGGCGCCGAGCCCGCCGTCCAGGAAGCCGTCGACACCGAACGCGTCGCCGCCCAGGCGCGCCGCGGTCACGAACTCCTCGTCGGCCTCGTCGGCGGCTGCGCGGTCACCGCCGTCGGCGCCTCGGCCGTCCTCGGTTTCTCCGACGACGTCTGGGCCCAGCTGCTCGCCCTCGCGACCGGTGTCGCGCTGCTGATGCGTGCCCACCTCTTCCGCTACACCGCGCAGGTCGCCCCCGTCCTGGCCGCCGGACTCGGTTCCCTCGTGCTGCTCGGCCTGGGCCTCGCGCTCAACCCGCCGTACTCCCTGATCCACGAGGCGCTCCACGGCGACCGCGGCGGCCTCGACCTCCGTACGGTCTGGCTCGTCGCGGCGATCGCGGCGGCCACCGCGCTGGTGACCGCGCTCGGCCTGATCGTCCCGCGCAGCGGTCTCACCCCGTTCTGGGGGCGTTTCCTGGAGATCGCCGAGGGCTTCGTCCTGCTGACGCTGGTGCCGCTGGCGCTCGCCGTCTTCGACGTGTACGCGACGGTCCGCTCACTGACGAGCTGA
- the eccCa gene encoding type VII secretion protein EccCa — MSHIVVKRPPRALPSEVPTDEIVLQPPPELPRGHQESVLMQLLPTLGMGGSVVFFFTSGQPFMKIMGMVMIVSTVAMSIAMVVRFRRGNQGQLADLRTDYLRYLAQTRRTALDTARAQRDAQYYLHPSPEQLWALVAEGSRVWERRPGDEDFGQVRIGLGRQSLATALIAPETGGVDQLEPLTAGAMQRFLSVHGTLDDLPMAVSLRAFSCLTISGEARSVRSSARALAGSLAALHSPEDLVIVVAAAREALPHWEWAKWLPHAQAPGATDGAGSRRLIDSDIRELENLISARLTGRPRFHPDATPLPDEPHIVVVLDGVSLPPDSVLANPEGLQGVTLVDVVPGEPAATRGELSIVVQPTSVHLESDHGDVYEGTPDALSYESAEALARQLAPLRMASGGDDDQPLLANLEFTDLLNLGDAASVDTKRTWRTRSLAERLRVPIGLGEDGRPVMLDLKEAAQEGMGPHGLCVGATGSGKSELLRTLVLGLAVTHSSETLNFVLADFKGGATFAGMAQMPHVAAVITNLADDLTLVDRMGDSIRGELNRRQQLLRDAGNYANIHDYEKARAAGAPLQPIPSLVLVIDEFSELLTAKPDFIEMFVQIGRIGRSLGVHLLLASQRLEEGRLRGLETYLSYRVGLRTFSAAESRAALGVPDAYELPNVPGSGFLKYGTDEMVRFKAAYVSGTYRSDAPQASFGAGQLPVDRRPVLFTAAEVPVHYTAVPQQRSESPDVDDALADTVLDVIVRRLEAQGPAAHQVWLPPLDSPPSLDGLLPGLTAVPGRGLTQPGYEGASRLVVPVGLVDKPYEQRRDHLWIDFSGAAGHMQIVGGPQSGKSTLLRSLICAFALTHTPHEVQFYGLDFGGGGLSSVAGLPHVGGIGSRLDPEKVRRTVSEVYGVMTRREEYFRSAGIPSIAEFRSRRARGQISVTDQPWGDVFLVIDGWGNFRADYEGLEAAVLDIAARGLGFGIHLVLSASRSMEVRANLKDHLMNRLELRLGDTMDSEIDRKVAVNVPTGVPGRGVSPQRLHFMGAVPRIDGLVSDTDLADATQALATEVSRHWEAPGAPEVRLLPRELAAAQLPPGDRLPQRGVAFGIDENNLEPVFVDFEQDPFLLVFGESESGKSNLLRLLIKQVTERYTGDEAKLFVIDNRRSLLDATPSSHLAEYIPMSNAMDHHMVALADLMQRRTPTADVTARQLRERSWWQGPTVYVVVDDYDLVSTSSGNPLGNLTEMLPFARDVGVRFIIARSTAGAGRAAYEPFMQRMQELGAQGVVLAGDPGEGDVLGGVRPRPMPAGRGVFVSRKRGKPLVQTGLMPEGEY; from the coding sequence GTGAGCCACATCGTCGTCAAGCGCCCGCCGCGCGCGCTGCCGTCCGAGGTGCCCACGGACGAGATCGTTCTGCAACCTCCGCCGGAGTTGCCCCGGGGGCATCAGGAGAGCGTCCTGATGCAGTTGCTGCCGACGCTCGGCATGGGCGGCTCGGTGGTGTTCTTCTTCACGAGCGGACAGCCGTTCATGAAGATCATGGGCATGGTGATGATCGTCTCGACGGTGGCCATGTCCATCGCGATGGTGGTCCGCTTCCGCCGCGGCAACCAGGGTCAGCTGGCGGATCTGCGCACCGACTACCTCCGCTACCTGGCGCAGACCCGGCGGACCGCCCTGGACACCGCGCGGGCGCAGCGCGACGCGCAGTACTACCTCCACCCCTCCCCCGAGCAGCTCTGGGCGCTGGTCGCCGAGGGCAGCCGGGTGTGGGAACGGCGGCCGGGCGACGAGGACTTCGGCCAGGTGCGCATCGGCCTGGGCCGGCAGTCGCTGGCCACCGCGCTCATCGCCCCCGAGACCGGCGGGGTGGATCAGCTGGAGCCGCTGACGGCGGGCGCGATGCAGCGCTTCCTGTCCGTCCACGGCACCCTCGACGACCTGCCGATGGCGGTGTCCCTGCGCGCCTTCTCCTGCCTCACCATCAGCGGCGAGGCGCGGTCCGTACGGTCCTCCGCCCGGGCGCTGGCCGGTTCGCTGGCCGCGCTGCACTCGCCCGAGGACCTGGTGATCGTGGTCGCGGCGGCCAGGGAGGCCCTGCCGCACTGGGAGTGGGCCAAGTGGCTGCCGCACGCGCAGGCGCCCGGCGCCACGGACGGCGCGGGCAGCCGCCGGCTGATCGACAGCGACATCCGCGAGCTGGAGAACCTGATCTCCGCCCGGCTGACCGGACGTCCGCGCTTCCACCCCGACGCGACACCGCTGCCGGACGAGCCGCACATCGTCGTCGTCCTCGACGGGGTCTCGCTGCCCCCCGACTCGGTCCTCGCCAACCCCGAGGGCCTCCAGGGTGTGACGCTCGTCGACGTCGTCCCCGGCGAACCGGCCGCGACCCGCGGCGAGCTCTCCATCGTCGTACAGCCGACGTCGGTACATCTGGAGTCCGATCACGGAGACGTCTACGAGGGGACGCCCGACGCTCTCTCGTACGAGTCCGCCGAGGCGCTCGCGCGGCAGTTGGCGCCGCTGCGGATGGCGTCCGGTGGGGACGACGATCAACCGCTGCTCGCCAACCTGGAGTTCACCGATCTGCTGAACCTCGGTGACGCGGCCTCCGTGGACACCAAGCGCACCTGGCGGACGCGTTCGCTGGCCGAGCGGCTGCGGGTGCCGATCGGGCTCGGCGAGGACGGCCGGCCCGTGATGCTAGACCTCAAGGAGGCCGCGCAGGAGGGCATGGGCCCGCACGGACTGTGCGTGGGCGCCACCGGCTCCGGCAAGTCCGAGCTGCTGCGCACCCTGGTCCTCGGCCTCGCGGTCACCCACTCCTCGGAGACCCTGAACTTCGTCCTCGCGGACTTCAAGGGCGGCGCCACCTTCGCCGGCATGGCGCAGATGCCGCACGTGGCGGCCGTGATCACCAACCTCGCGGACGATCTGACGCTGGTCGACCGCATGGGCGACTCCATCCGCGGCGAGCTCAACCGCCGCCAGCAACTCCTGCGCGACGCGGGCAACTACGCCAACATCCACGACTACGAGAAGGCGCGCGCCGCGGGCGCCCCGCTCCAGCCGATCCCCTCCCTGGTGCTGGTGATCGACGAGTTCAGCGAACTGCTCACCGCCAAGCCGGACTTCATCGAGATGTTCGTGCAGATCGGCCGGATCGGCCGCTCGCTCGGCGTGCATCTGCTGCTGGCCTCGCAGCGCCTGGAGGAGGGCCGGCTGCGCGGTCTGGAGACCTATCTGTCGTACCGCGTCGGTCTGCGCACCTTCTCGGCGGCCGAGTCGCGGGCCGCGCTGGGCGTGCCGGACGCCTACGAACTCCCGAACGTCCCCGGGTCCGGCTTCCTGAAGTACGGCACGGACGAGATGGTGCGGTTCAAGGCCGCCTACGTGTCCGGTACGTACCGCTCGGACGCCCCGCAGGCGTCGTTCGGTGCCGGTCAACTGCCGGTCGACCGGCGGCCGGTGCTGTTCACGGCGGCCGAGGTGCCGGTGCACTACACGGCGGTTCCGCAGCAGCGCAGCGAGTCCCCGGACGTCGACGACGCGCTCGCCGACACGGTGCTCGACGTCATCGTGCGCCGCCTTGAGGCGCAGGGTCCGGCGGCCCACCAGGTGTGGCTGCCGCCGCTCGACAGCCCGCCCTCGCTGGACGGACTCCTGCCCGGCCTCACGGCGGTGCCGGGCCGCGGACTCACCCAGCCCGGCTACGAGGGCGCGAGCCGGCTGGTGGTCCCGGTCGGCCTCGTCGACAAGCCGTACGAGCAGCGCCGCGACCACCTGTGGATCGACTTCTCGGGCGCGGCCGGCCATATGCAGATCGTCGGCGGCCCGCAGTCCGGCAAGTCCACCCTCCTGCGCTCCCTGATCTGCGCCTTCGCCCTGACCCACACCCCGCACGAAGTCCAGTTCTACGGCCTCGACTTCGGCGGCGGCGGTCTGTCCTCGGTGGCCGGCCTGCCGCACGTGGGCGGCATCGGCTCCCGCCTCGACCCCGAGAAGGTCCGGCGCACGGTCTCCGAGGTGTACGGCGTGATGACGCGCCGCGAGGAGTACTTCCGCTCGGCGGGCATCCCGTCGATCGCGGAGTTCCGGTCCCGCCGGGCGCGCGGCCAGATCTCGGTCACGGACCAGCCCTGGGGCGATGTCTTCCTCGTCATCGACGGGTGGGGCAACTTCCGTGCGGACTATGAGGGGTTGGAGGCGGCGGTGCTGGACATCGCCGCGCGCGGCCTGGGCTTCGGCATCCACCTGGTGCTCAGCGCGTCCCGGTCGATGGAGGTCCGCGCGAACCTCAAGGACCACCTGATGAACCGCCTCGAACTGCGGCTCGGCGACACGATGGACTCCGAGATCGACCGGAAGGTGGCGGTGAACGTCCCGACCGGTGTCCCCGGACGCGGTGTGTCGCCGCAGCGGCTGCACTTCATGGGGGCGGTGCCGCGCATCGACGGCCTGGTCTCGGACACCGACCTGGCGGACGCCACCCAGGCGCTCGCGACCGAGGTGTCCCGGCACTGGGAGGCGCCGGGTGCGCCCGAAGTACGGCTGCTGCCGCGCGAGTTGGCCGCGGCGCAGCTTCCGCCGGGCGACCGCCTGCCGCAGCGCGGGGTCGCGTTCGGCATCGACGAGAACAACCTGGAGCCGGTCTTCGTCGACTTCGAGCAGGACCCGTTCCTCCTCGTCTTCGGCGAGAGCGAGTCGGGCAAGTCGAACCTGCTGCGGCTGCTGATCAAGCAGGTGACGGAGCGGTACACCGGCGACGAGGCGAAGCTCTTCGTCATCGACAACCGGCGCTCCCTGCTGGACGCGACGCCGTCCTCGCACCTCGCCGAGTACATCCCCATGTCGAACGCCATGGACCATCACATGGTCGCCCTGGCGGACCTGATGCAGCGCCGCACCCCGACCGCGGACGTCACGGCCCGGCAACTCCGCGAGCGGAGCTGGTGGCAGGGCCCGACGGTGTACGTCGTCGTGGACGACTACGACCTCGTCTCCACGTCCAGCGGCAACCCGCTGGGCAACCTCACGGAGATGCTGCCGTTCGCCCGTGACGTCGGCGTCCGCTTCATCATCGCCCGCTCCACGGCGGGCGCCGGACGCGCCGCGTACGAGCCGTTCATGCAGCGGATGCAGGAACTGGGCGCCCAGGGCGTCGTCCTGGCGGGCGACCCCGGCGAGGGCGACGTGCTGGGCGGGGTGCGGCCGCGGCCGATGCCCGCGGGGCGCGGGGTGTTCGTGTCACGGAAGCGGGGGAAGCCCTTGGTGCAGACGGGGTTGATGCCCGAAGGGGAGTACTGA
- a CDS encoding WXG100 family type VII secretion target, whose protein sequence is MTGTPHMQDLAVKYGTLDALATELGNLAKQLESDLTALKKGVHDAAEGWAGDAYESFNRKSREWDGHTSAIHQALLSITQKVHQAGGDYRGGDKKAASFFE, encoded by the coding sequence ATGACCGGCACGCCGCACATGCAGGATCTTGCCGTCAAGTACGGCACCCTGGACGCGCTCGCCACTGAACTCGGCAACCTGGCCAAGCAGTTGGAGAGCGACCTCACGGCGCTGAAGAAGGGCGTCCACGACGCGGCCGAGGGCTGGGCCGGTGACGCCTACGAGTCCTTCAACCGGAAGTCGAGGGAGTGGGACGGCCACACCTCCGCCATTCACCAGGCGTTGCTGTCCATCACGCAGAAGGTCCACCAGGCCGGCGGCGACTACCGCGGCGGCGACAAGAAGGCCGCCAGCTTCTTCGAGTAG
- a CDS encoding WXG100 family type VII secretion target codes for MADGRKLDDAHVQKLQTNVIDRYDNVKKHLQKLQGCIDMIEANWTGHGANAFKTKQHEINDHMVGIGRMLDDFLNGIHLTKQDKDKLEDELHSTISSIEVDAGAKTSALNLY; via the coding sequence ATGGCTGACGGCCGCAAGCTTGATGACGCACATGTACAAAAGCTCCAGACGAACGTCATCGACAGGTACGACAACGTCAAGAAGCACCTGCAGAAGCTCCAGGGCTGCATCGACATGATCGAGGCGAACTGGACGGGCCACGGTGCCAACGCCTTCAAGACCAAGCAGCACGAGATCAACGACCACATGGTCGGGATCGGCCGCATGCTCGACGACTTCCTGAACGGAATTCACCTCACCAAGCAGGACAAGGACAAGTTGGAGGACGAACTCCACTCCACGATCTCCAGCATCGAAGTGGACGCCGGTGCGAAGACCTCGGCGCTCAACCTCTACTGA